In Pseudophryne corroboree isolate aPseCor3 chromosome 3, aPseCor3.hap2, whole genome shotgun sequence, a genomic segment contains:
- the LOC135055816 gene encoding uncharacterized protein LOC135055816 isoform X2 codes for MSSGWDSSGASFFMSNPNLTLTELLDLGFVATVHGNSSPYSPQLGQWDHRICPKSGGSPFFIKASESTSLASGRNLWLGAEDVGQTVCRSPLNPDGPVFEQSSLASEPLNQFNNSIVGVFYGAKVSTPYKKEESLETADQSVDVTISKLQESEVVVNVTGLQKSVPPMWEISEINSALEDNSPSLEVSISDLRFPNGSSECEQSLPAQLSATPFAQWVGIKNKDVGRSFLQPFHYQRQLSASELPITNLAPPVCSFKSSAVSPDTMDWQLEMTT; via the coding sequence ATGTCTTCTGGCTGGGATAGCAGTGGGGCAAGCTTCTTCATGTCTAACCCCAATCTCACACTAACTGAGCTTTTGGATTTAGGCTTTGTAGCTACAGTGCATGGCAATTCTTCTCCCTATAGTCCGCAGCTTGGGCAGTGGGACCACAGGATATGTCCAAAGTCTGGAGGATCCCCATTCTTTATCAAAGCATCAGAATCAACATCACTAGCAAGTGGAAGAAATCTTTGGCTGGGAGCAGAAGATGTTGGACAAACAGTATGCAGGTCCCCACTCAATCCTGACGGTCCAGTCTTTGAACAGTCCTCCTTGGCTTCTGAACCTCTTAACCAATTTAATAACTCAATAGTGGGTGTTTTCTATGGTGCCAAAGTGTCCACACCTTATAAGAAGGAAGAGAGCTTGGAGACCGCTGACCAGTCAGTAGATGTTACTATATCAAAACTGCAAGAATCAGAGGTAGTTGTCAATGTAACAGGACTTCAGAAGTCTGTTCCTCCAATGTGGGAGATCTCTGAAATAAACTCTGCATTAGAAGACAATAGTCCTTCATTAGAAGTTTCCATTTCAGACTTGAGATTTCCAAATGGCTCTAGTGAATGTGAACAGTCTTTGCCTGCCCAGCTATCTGCTACTCCTTTTGCCCAGTGGGTGGGTATCAAGAACAAGGATGTAGGGCGCTCTTTTCTTCAACCTTTCCATTACCAGCGCCAGTTAAGTGCTTCGGAGCTCCCAATTACTAACCTAGCACCCCCTGTCTGCTCTTTTAAGTCCTCTGCAGTGTCCCCTGATACGATGGACTGGCAGCTTGAGATGACTACCTAA
- the LOC135055816 gene encoding uncharacterized protein LOC135055816 isoform X1, which produces MTMIEAVDDTSINQSETSAASGLQIEAGITMSSGWDSSGASFFMSNPNLTLTELLDLGFVATVHGNSSPYSPQLGQWDHRICPKSGGSPFFIKASESTSLASGRNLWLGAEDVGQTVCRSPLNPDGPVFEQSSLASEPLNQFNNSIVGVFYGAKVSTPYKKEESLETADQSVDVTISKLQESEVVVNVTGLQKSVPPMWEISEINSALEDNSPSLEVSISDLRFPNGSSECEQSLPAQLSATPFAQWVGIKNKDVGRSFLQPFHYQRQLSASELPITNLAPPVCSFKSSAVSPDTMDWQLEMTT; this is translated from the exons aTGACAATGATAGAGGCGGTTGATGATACTTCTATCAACCAATCGGAAACCAGTGCGGCCAG TGGTTTGCAGATTGAAGCTGGCATCACAATGTCTTCTGGCTGGGATAGCAGTGGGGCAAGCTTCTTCATGTCTAACCCCAATCTCACACTAACTGAGCTTTTGGATTTAGGCTTTGTAGCTACAGTGCATGGCAATTCTTCTCCCTATAGTCCGCAGCTTGGGCAGTGGGACCACAGGATATGTCCAAAGTCTGGAGGATCCCCATTCTTTATCAAAGCATCAGAATCAACATCACTAGCAAGTGGAAGAAATCTTTGGCTGGGAGCAGAAGATGTTGGACAAACAGTATGCAGGTCCCCACTCAATCCTGACGGTCCAGTCTTTGAACAGTCCTCCTTGGCTTCTGAACCTCTTAACCAATTTAATAACTCAATAGTGGGTGTTTTCTATGGTGCCAAAGTGTCCACACCTTATAAGAAGGAAGAGAGCTTGGAGACCGCTGACCAGTCAGTAGATGTTACTATATCAAAACTGCAAGAATCAGAGGTAGTTGTCAATGTAACAGGACTTCAGAAGTCTGTTCCTCCAATGTGGGAGATCTCTGAAATAAACTCTGCATTAGAAGACAATAGTCCTTCATTAGAAGTTTCCATTTCAGACTTGAGATTTCCAAATGGCTCTAGTGAATGTGAACAGTCTTTGCCTGCCCAGCTATCTGCTACTCCTTTTGCCCAGTGGGTGGGTATCAAGAACAAGGATGTAGGGCGCTCTTTTCTTCAACCTTTCCATTACCAGCGCCAGTTAAGTGCTTCGGAGCTCCCAATTACTAACCTAGCACCCCCTGTCTGCTCTTTTAAGTCCTCTGCAGTGTCCCCTGATACGATGGACTGGCAGCTTGAGATGACTACCTAA